The sequence CGAGGACTTCGACGCCTGGCGCGGCAGGTACAAGAACCCCTGGAAGGACCTACGCGACACCGACCTGCGGGTCCGCAACTGGGACGACGAGCGGCGCGACCGCGACCAGCTCGCCCAGGGCGTCGTCGGCGAAGTGATCTTCCCGAACACCGTGCCGCCCTTCTACCCGGGCTTCGTGCTGTTCGCCGGCCCGCCGAAGGCCGAGGAGTACCGCCACCGCCGCGCCGGCATTCAGGCGCACAACCGGTGGCTAGCGGACTTCTGCGCCCGTAAGGCCGCGCAGCGGGCCGGTGTCGGCCAGATCTTCCTGAACGACATCGACGACGCCATCGCGGACGCGACCTGGATCAAGGAAAACAACCTGCGTGGCGGCGTACTTCTGCCGAACGTGGCGCCCGACGTGACCTGGGTCAAGCCGCTCTACGACCCGGAGTACGACCGGCTGTGGGCCGCGCTGCAGGACTTGGAGATCCCGGTCAACCTGCACGGCGGCACCGGTTCACCCAACTACGGTCGTTACGCGGCCACGCCGGCCCTCATGATCAGCGAAGTGGGCTTCTACGGCATGCGGCCCTTTGTGCACATGCTGCTGGCCGGTGTGTTCGAGAAGTTCCCACGGCTGAAGTTCGTCATCACCGAGGCGTCCGCCGCGGGCATCCCGCCGCTGCTGAAGCAGTTGGACGGAGTCCTCGCGAACATCCGCGGTGGCTCGATCGGCGAGCTGAAGTACCGGAAGGAGGACGCGCTCTCGCGTTCGGCGACCGAGTACTTCGAGCAGAGCTGCTGGGTTGGCGCGAGCTTCCCTCGTCCCGACGACGTCGCCGCCCGCAGCGTGATCGGCGCCGATCGGTGGATGTGGGGCAACGACTACCCGCATGACGAAGGAACCACGCCTTTCACCCACGAGGCGCTGCGCCAGGTCCTCCACCACCTGTCGGAGAACGAGCTACGGGCCGCGCTCGGCGGTAACGCCGCCAAGCTGTACGACTTCGACCTCGACGCCCTTGCCCCCCTCGCGGCGCAGTACGGCCCGACCGTCGAGGAAATCGCCGAGCCCCTGCTGGCCCTGCCGGAGAATGCCAACATGGCGCTCCGCAACGCCCAGGCCCAGCTGACCGCGGCCTGAGCACCACCGATCGACCCGGCCCGGGACGGAACCGGCCGGGTCGATCGGCCGAACAGTCCGCGGCCAGCCGGCCAAACCGGTTCGCCCGCCGGTGTCCTGCGCGAGAGACTCAAGCCGTGCAGCCTCCCGCGCTTCCCCGGTATGGCGTTGATTCGCTGGCCGAGGTGGTGCCGGCGCTGCTGGATTCGGTCGGGGCCACCGGTTTCGCCGGTGCGTCCCGGTTGGGGCTGGAGCCGGTGCGGTCGGCCTGTCTGCTGCTCGTGGACGGGCTTGGCGACGAGTTGCTGACCGCCCACCCGGAGGTCGCGCCGACCCTGGTCGCACATCGGGCGGGGGCGCTCACCACCTGCTACCCGTCGACGACGGTCACCAGCCTCACGTCCCTCGGCACGGGCCGCGCGCCCGGCGACCACGGCATGATCGGCTATCTGTTCGAGCCGTTCGCCGGCGCCGGCGGCCTGTTGAACGCGCTTCGCTGGCAGTTCCAGGGCCAGGATCGTTCGCTGCTGGACACCCTGCTCCCCGAGCACCTCCAGCCCGAATCGACAGCCTTCGAGGAGGCGGCCGCGGCCGGACTGCCGGTCACCTCGGTCTCACCGCCGCAGTTCAGGGAGTCCGGGCTGACCCGGGCCGGGCTACGCGGCAGCCGGTACGTCGGCGCGCCCACCTGGGGCACGCTGGTCGAGGCCGTCACCTCCGCGCTGCGCGAGCCCGGTCTCGTCTATGCCTACGTCTCCGA is a genomic window of Pseudofrankia inefficax containing:
- a CDS encoding amidohydrolase family protein, whose amino-acid sequence is MAARYTIISADTHAGANHETYREYLDPSFLEDFDAWRGRYKNPWKDLRDTDLRVRNWDDERRDRDQLAQGVVGEVIFPNTVPPFYPGFVLFAGPPKAEEYRHRRAGIQAHNRWLADFCARKAAQRAGVGQIFLNDIDDAIADATWIKENNLRGGVLLPNVAPDVTWVKPLYDPEYDRLWAALQDLEIPVNLHGGTGSPNYGRYAATPALMISEVGFYGMRPFVHMLLAGVFEKFPRLKFVITEASAAGIPPLLKQLDGVLANIRGGSIGELKYRKEDALSRSATEYFEQSCWVGASFPRPDDVAARSVIGADRWMWGNDYPHDEGTTPFTHEALRQVLHHLSENELRAALGGNAAKLYDFDLDALAPLAAQYGPTVEEIAEPLLALPENANMALRNAQAQLTAA
- a CDS encoding alkaline phosphatase family protein; this encodes MQPPALPRYGVDSLAEVVPALLDSVGATGFAGASRLGLEPVRSACLLLVDGLGDELLTAHPEVAPTLVAHRAGALTTCYPSTTVTSLTSLGTGRAPGDHGMIGYLFEPFAGAGGLLNALRWQFQGQDRSLLDTLLPEHLQPESTAFEEAAAAGLPVTSVSPPQFRESGLTRAGLRGSRYVGAPTWGTLVEAVTSALREPGLVYAYVSDLDTTGHVLGPASPGWRAQLALIDRLVATLVEALPPDTLLVVTGDHGMVTVTPEDRVSLDAAPELLAGVRAIAGEPRARYVYAQPGAAEDVLAAWREVLGERAWVLSAEQAVADGWFGPEVRERVVHRLGHVIAAARGTTVLVRPDIEPHLTTMRGQHGSLTSAEMNVPLVIARG